Proteins from a single region of Syntrophales bacterium:
- the moaC gene encoding cyclic pyranopterin monophosphate synthase MoaC gives MTHLDEYGRARMVDVTRKKETVRVAVARGSVLMKPETLAMISRGEMAKGDVFSVARIAGIMAAKNTSGLIPLCHPLQLTGVEIRFSVRDERTLEIEAQVTNRGRTGVEMEAMTAVSAAALTVYDMCKAVDRRMVLTEIRLISKTGGKSGTFVREP, from the coding sequence ATGACCCATTTGGATGAATACGGCCGCGCCCGTATGGTTGACGTCACACGGAAGAAAGAGACCGTGCGTGTGGCGGTTGCCAGGGGATCGGTGCTCATGAAGCCGGAAACCCTGGCGATGATCTCGCGGGGCGAGATGGCCAAGGGGGATGTTTTTTCCGTCGCCCGGATTGCGGGGATCATGGCGGCCAAGAATACGTCCGGCTTGATTCCTCTGTGCCACCCGCTGCAGTTGACGGGTGTCGAGATCCGGTTTTCCGTGCGGGACGAACGCACGCTGGAGATCGAGGCGCAGGTGACCAACCGCGGGAGAACGGGCGTGGAGATGGAGGCCATGACGGCTGTCAGCGCGGCGGCCCTCACGGTCTACGATATGTGCAAGGCCGTGGACCGTCGCATGGTCCTGACGGAAATACGCCTGATCTCGAAAACGGGGGGCAAGAGCGGAACTTTTGTACGGGAACCATGA
- a CDS encoding UDP-N-acetylglucosamine pyrophosphorylase has product MDDAFLPATIRRLLEKGVRIPHPWTVEVGDEVSLDRVSGRGVVLHGGVRLRGERTLLCDGVKLGAEGPAVVENCLAGPDVELKGGFFRGSVFLRGVQIGSASHVREDCLLEEESSGAHAVGLKQTILFPFVTLGSLINFCDCLMGGGTSRRNHSEVGSSFIHFNYTPRQDKATASLLGDVPRGVMLDQPPIFLGGQGGIVGPVRMGFGTVLPAGSICRRDVPEGGVTTGEDGRDRIEGPFLSKRGGDLARKVRNNLLYIANLFALRAWYAQVRSPFFRAASHEAELLPGALDVLEGAIAERLLRLRNVAAKLPPEGEATGPAGVVSERRRQFRERWPEAEEVLQDGAGDCGDPMLRDRFLAVRDRLAGRPAGAADYLPFIQALKKPERLLGTAWLESIVNDRMERVLGVLTAFRSGPVEAA; this is encoded by the coding sequence ATGGATGATGCTTTCCTGCCCGCCACCATACGCAGGCTCCTCGAGAAAGGCGTCCGCATCCCTCATCCCTGGACCGTCGAGGTGGGGGATGAGGTTTCCCTCGACCGCGTCTCCGGCCGGGGCGTTGTCCTCCATGGCGGTGTCCGGCTTCGCGGTGAACGGACGCTCCTCTGTGACGGGGTAAAACTGGGGGCGGAAGGCCCGGCCGTCGTGGAAAACTGCCTCGCGGGGCCCGACGTCGAACTGAAAGGCGGCTTCTTCCGGGGGTCGGTTTTCCTCCGCGGCGTTCAGATCGGTTCCGCCTCCCATGTCCGGGAAGACTGCCTCCTCGAGGAAGAATCCTCCGGAGCTCATGCCGTCGGACTCAAGCAGACCATCCTTTTCCCCTTCGTGACCCTCGGCAGCCTGATCAACTTCTGCGACTGCCTCATGGGGGGCGGCACGAGCCGCCGAAACCACAGCGAGGTGGGAAGCTCCTTCATCCATTTCAATTATACCCCCCGGCAGGACAAGGCGACGGCGTCTCTTCTCGGCGATGTTCCGCGCGGCGTCATGCTGGATCAGCCCCCCATCTTTCTCGGCGGGCAGGGAGGAATCGTCGGGCCCGTCCGGATGGGGTTCGGAACGGTCCTTCCCGCCGGTTCGATCTGCCGCCGGGACGTTCCGGAGGGAGGCGTGACAACCGGCGAAGACGGCAGGGACCGGATTGAAGGACCCTTCCTCTCGAAACGGGGGGGGGATCTTGCCAGAAAAGTGCGGAACAACCTCCTGTACATAGCCAATCTTTTCGCCCTGCGGGCCTGGTATGCACAGGTCCGGAGTCCCTTTTTCCGCGCCGCTTCGCACGAAGCGGAGCTGCTGCCGGGTGCGCTGGACGTCCTCGAAGGGGCGATTGCGGAGCGGCTTCTGAGGCTTCGGAATGTCGCCGCAAAACTGCCGCCGGAGGGCGAAGCGACCGGACCGGCGGGGGTTGTATCCGAACGCCGCCGGCAATTCAGGGAGCGGTGGCCGGAAGCCGAGGAGGTCCTTCAGGACGGAGCCGGGGATTGTGGAGATCCGATGCTCCGGGACCGGTTCCTGGCCGTCCGGGACCGGCTGGCGGGACGTCCGGCTGGGGCGGCGGACTATCTTCCCTTCATCCAGGCGCTCAAAAAGCCGGAGCGCCTCCTGGGGACGGCCTGGCTGGAGAGCATCGTGAACGACCGGATGGAACGGGTTCTGGGTGTGCTGACGGCCTTCCGTTCCGGGCCTGTGGAGGCGGCATGA
- a CDS encoding helix-turn-helix domain-containing protein — protein MKTRKSTAGSRMEKADDPVRVVERMMEMKLEDIATVLGASGNGKSRLHENVMTMVERSLFRIALGRSGNVRSKAAAYLGINRNTFQKKLIRLGLDGNPEEE, from the coding sequence ATGAAGACCAGGAAATCCACAGCCGGTAGTCGGATGGAGAAAGCGGATGATCCCGTCCGGGTCGTGGAACGGATGATGGAGATGAAGCTCGAGGATATCGCCACGGTGCTGGGCGCGTCGGGCAATGGAAAAAGCCGGCTCCATGAAAATGTGATGACGATGGTGGAGCGGAGCCTCTTCCGGATCGCCCTCGGCCGTTCCGGCAATGTGCGCAGCAAGGCCGCGGCATACCTGGGGATCAACCGGAACACCTTCCAGAAAAAACTGATCCGGCTTGGTCTGGACGGCAATCCGGAGGAGGAGTGA